One segment of Labrus mixtus chromosome 10, fLabMix1.1, whole genome shotgun sequence DNA contains the following:
- the LOC132981846 gene encoding uncharacterized protein LOC132981846 isoform X1 has translation MEVMMVVFLLWGFFAMGFSYDEIEYGGTYRIKLPRKTQSVGFIKLNIQHATTLWNRDEPLTGYNSKHRVQGSYFFVEEVNHNDSGSYLMKDKDEKVISTKTMEVIAIRRYNTKTVGRYFDFTFNVGSDSCNIYFIPDGGYETQIVRKGKLLEHDDQDCNGFDLSYPCGISKNYMQLSCNGRFEVRDKHGDLALVETVEVESNSAAEEEDHEPTFDTSTSIGIGIGAILGGLSCCCCTIRFCKSISSSNKDKSESPDEEPTAHYRQYEREPVRPSSDQLSRPSETLYPTVPPYNLSVPLIHNPPPPSVSVPPAYSEVSAPAEQAVAPTFPVPSEDPEPRFELSISSALPLSSDSTFSDVYTSDKLNF, from the exons ATGGAAGTAATGATGGTGGTGTTTTTGCTGTGGGGCTTCTTTGCAATGG GTTTCTCATACGATGAGATAGAGTATGGAGGCACATACAGGATTAAGCTGCCGAGAAAGACTCAGTCTGTTGGGTTCATCAAATTGAACATCCAGCATGCGACAACCTTGTGGAATCGGGACGAGCCTCTAACCGGTTATAACAGTAAGCACAGGGTGCAAGGTTCTTACTTTTTCGTAGAAGAAGTAAACCACAATGACAGCGGCAGCTACCTAATGAAAGACAAAGATGAGAAAGTAATTTCTACCAAGACCATGGAAGTCATAG caaTCAGAAGatacaacacaaaaacagttgGCAGATACTTTGACTTCACGTTTAATGTGGGATCAGACTCCTGCAACATTTACTTCATCCCAGATGGTGGATATGAGACTCAGATAGTTCGTAAAGGCAAACTGCTGGAGCATGACGACCAGGATTGTAATGGATTCGACTTGTCATATCCATGTGGGATTTCCAAAAATTACATGCAGTTGTCATGCAACGGGCGCTTTGAGGTCAGAGATAAGCATGGTGACCTGGCCTTAGTGGAGACAGTGGAAGTAGAAAGTA ATTCTGCtgctgaagaagaagatcaTGAGCCTACGTTTGATACATCCACCTCCATTGGTATTGGCATTGGTGCTATACTTGGTGGACTCAGTTGCTGTTGCTGCACCATACGTTTCTGCAAGAGCATAAGCTCCTCTAATAAGGACAAGTCTGAGAGTCCTGATGAGGAACCTACTGCTCATTACCGTCAG TATGAGAGGGAGCCTGTAAGACCGAGTTCAGACCAGCTCAGTCGGCCCTCTGAGACGCTGTACCCCACTGTGCCTCCTTATAATCTGAGCGTCCCGCTG ATACACAATCCTCCTCCGCCCTCTGTGAGTGTGCCCCCAGCTTATTCTGAG gTTTCAGCTCCAGCAGAGCAGGCGGTCGCTCCAACTTTCCCCGTCCCCTCTGAGGACCCCGAGCCACGGTTTGAACTCTCCATCTCCTCGGCCCTCCCGCTCAGTTCAGACTCAACTTTCTCTGATGTTTATACTTCAGACAAACTCAACTTCTGA
- the LOC132981846 gene encoding uncharacterized protein LOC132981846 isoform X2: MEVMMVVFLLWGFFAMGFSYDEIEYGGTYRIKLPRKTQSVGFIKLNIQHATTLWNRDEPLTGYNSKHRVQGSYFFVEEVNHNDSGSYLMKDKDEKVISTKTMEVIAIRRYNTKTVGRYFDFTFNVGSDSCNIYFIPDGGYETQIVRKGKLLEHDDQDCNGFDLSYPCGISKNYMQLSCNGRFEVRDKHGDLALVETVEVENSAAEEEDHEPTFDTSTSIGIGIGAILGGLSCCCCTIRFCKSISSSNKDKSESPDEEPTAHYRQYEREPVRPSSDQLSRPSETLYPTVPPYNLSVPLIHNPPPPSVSVPPAYSEVSAPAEQAVAPTFPVPSEDPEPRFELSISSALPLSSDSTFSDVYTSDKLNF, translated from the exons ATGGAAGTAATGATGGTGGTGTTTTTGCTGTGGGGCTTCTTTGCAATGG GTTTCTCATACGATGAGATAGAGTATGGAGGCACATACAGGATTAAGCTGCCGAGAAAGACTCAGTCTGTTGGGTTCATCAAATTGAACATCCAGCATGCGACAACCTTGTGGAATCGGGACGAGCCTCTAACCGGTTATAACAGTAAGCACAGGGTGCAAGGTTCTTACTTTTTCGTAGAAGAAGTAAACCACAATGACAGCGGCAGCTACCTAATGAAAGACAAAGATGAGAAAGTAATTTCTACCAAGACCATGGAAGTCATAG caaTCAGAAGatacaacacaaaaacagttgGCAGATACTTTGACTTCACGTTTAATGTGGGATCAGACTCCTGCAACATTTACTTCATCCCAGATGGTGGATATGAGACTCAGATAGTTCGTAAAGGCAAACTGCTGGAGCATGACGACCAGGATTGTAATGGATTCGACTTGTCATATCCATGTGGGATTTCCAAAAATTACATGCAGTTGTCATGCAACGGGCGCTTTGAGGTCAGAGATAAGCATGGTGACCTGGCCTTAGTGGAGACAGTGGAAGTAGAAA ATTCTGCtgctgaagaagaagatcaTGAGCCTACGTTTGATACATCCACCTCCATTGGTATTGGCATTGGTGCTATACTTGGTGGACTCAGTTGCTGTTGCTGCACCATACGTTTCTGCAAGAGCATAAGCTCCTCTAATAAGGACAAGTCTGAGAGTCCTGATGAGGAACCTACTGCTCATTACCGTCAG TATGAGAGGGAGCCTGTAAGACCGAGTTCAGACCAGCTCAGTCGGCCCTCTGAGACGCTGTACCCCACTGTGCCTCCTTATAATCTGAGCGTCCCGCTG ATACACAATCCTCCTCCGCCCTCTGTGAGTGTGCCCCCAGCTTATTCTGAG gTTTCAGCTCCAGCAGAGCAGGCGGTCGCTCCAACTTTCCCCGTCCCCTCTGAGGACCCCGAGCCACGGTTTGAACTCTCCATCTCCTCGGCCCTCCCGCTCAGTTCAGACTCAACTTTCTCTGATGTTTATACTTCAGACAAACTCAACTTCTGA